Proteins from one Pontibacter korlensis genomic window:
- a CDS encoding enoyl-CoA hydratase/isomerase family protein, giving the protein MSTRDTKAAGTVEATTDEQGITTVTFFHPSHNSLPGALLDELAKTITNVSQEEKTKVIVLKSGGERTFCAGASFDELIAIENKEQGLVFFSGFAKVINACRNSSKIIIGRVQGKAIGGGVGVAASTDYCFATQHASVKLSELALGIGPFVVGPAVERKIGLAAFSQLSLDASEFRSAEWAKDKGLYVDVYESTEEMDVAVQTFAAKLTSYSPEALKAMKEVFWQGTEHWDKLLVERAGISGTLVLSDFTRNFIRSFKEKK; this is encoded by the coding sequence ATGAGCACGAGAGATACAAAAGCAGCAGGTACAGTAGAGGCGACAACAGATGAACAGGGTATAACTACCGTTACATTTTTCCATCCATCGCATAACTCTTTGCCAGGTGCGCTACTGGATGAATTAGCTAAAACAATTACTAATGTAAGTCAGGAAGAGAAGACAAAAGTAATTGTGCTGAAAAGTGGGGGGGAACGTACGTTCTGCGCTGGTGCCAGCTTTGATGAGCTAATAGCTATTGAGAACAAAGAGCAGGGATTGGTGTTTTTCTCTGGCTTTGCAAAAGTTATCAATGCCTGCCGCAACTCAAGTAAAATCATTATTGGCCGGGTGCAGGGGAAAGCGATTGGCGGAGGCGTGGGTGTAGCCGCTTCCACGGACTACTGCTTTGCAACCCAGCATGCATCAGTGAAGCTGAGCGAACTGGCACTAGGAATAGGCCCTTTTGTAGTAGGACCTGCAGTAGAACGAAAAATCGGCTTGGCTGCTTTCTCCCAGCTTTCTTTAGATGCATCAGAATTCCGCTCGGCGGAGTGGGCCAAAGATAAAGGCTTATATGTGGATGTATATGAATCAACGGAAGAGATGGATGTCGCCGTCCAAACCTTTGCAGCTAAACTGACCTCCTACAGCCCGGAGGCCCTTAAAGCAATGAAAGAAGTGTTTTGGCAGGGAACAGAGCATTGGGACAAGCTACTAGTTGAACGTGCAGGCATTAGCGGCACGCTCGTTTTATCTGACTTCACCCGCAATTTTATCCGCTCTTTTAAAGAAAAGAAATAA
- a CDS encoding SDR family oxidoreductase: MNRTALVVGVSGITGSNLAEELVKQGWTTYGLARNPNVSIEGVQPVAADLTSPESLSAALADVAPTHVFFTSWTRMETEAENIRVNAAMVRNLLDALAPKKSVQHVALVTGLKHYLGPFEAYAKEGFLPETPLREEQPRLDIENFYYAQEDEVYAAAARDGFTWSIHRPHTVIGKAVGNQMNLGTTLAAYATICKETNRPFRFPGSEAQWNGLSDVTDTRVLAKHLVWAATTEAARNEAFNVVNGEYFRWKWLWKRLAGWFGVEPVGFDGAVHPLEDQMAQDGPVWREIAERYNLIEPDLNRLASPWHTDLDLGRPIEVMTDMSKSRKLGFTVYQQTEESFFDLFTQLRNDRLIP, from the coding sequence ATGAACAGAACAGCCTTAGTAGTGGGTGTAAGCGGGATCACGGGCAGCAACCTGGCAGAAGAACTAGTCAAACAAGGGTGGACGACCTATGGCCTGGCTCGAAACCCTAACGTGAGCATAGAGGGTGTGCAGCCAGTTGCAGCAGACCTTACGAGCCCAGAGAGTTTGTCAGCCGCCCTTGCCGATGTTGCGCCCACGCACGTGTTTTTCACCAGTTGGACGCGCATGGAGACGGAGGCAGAAAACATAAGGGTGAATGCAGCGATGGTTCGTAACCTGCTGGATGCCTTGGCACCGAAGAAATCGGTGCAGCACGTGGCTCTGGTAACAGGACTCAAGCATTACCTTGGGCCTTTCGAAGCCTATGCGAAAGAAGGGTTTCTGCCCGAGACGCCCCTGCGCGAGGAGCAGCCCCGGCTGGACATAGAGAACTTTTATTATGCGCAGGAAGATGAGGTGTATGCCGCTGCCGCCCGTGATGGCTTCACCTGGAGCATTCACCGTCCGCACACGGTTATTGGAAAAGCAGTAGGCAACCAGATGAACCTGGGAACCACCTTAGCTGCGTATGCCACCATTTGCAAGGAAACGAATCGCCCTTTCCGATTTCCTGGATCGGAAGCGCAGTGGAACGGCCTGTCGGATGTGACCGACACCCGGGTGCTGGCAAAACACCTGGTATGGGCAGCGACCACGGAAGCAGCCCGTAACGAGGCGTTCAATGTAGTGAACGGAGAGTACTTTCGCTGGAAATGGCTGTGGAAGCGCCTGGCCGGCTGGTTCGGTGTGGAGCCTGTTGGCTTTGATGGTGCCGTTCATCCCCTGGAGGACCAGATGGCCCAGGATGGTCCCGTGTGGCGTGAAATTGCAGAGCGGTACAATTTAATAGAGCCTGATTTGAACCGATTGGCATCGCCCTGGCATACCGACCTGGACCTGGGACGTCCGATTGAGGTGATGACGGACATGTCCAAGAGCCGCAAGTTGGGTTTTACTGTCTATCAGCAAACGGAAGAGTCTTTTTTCGACCTGTTCACGCAACTCCGCAACGATCGGTTGATTCCCTGA
- a CDS encoding winged helix-turn-helix transcriptional regulator codes for MANKMGYLSCLDTVKPVRDAIEVINGKWKLPIIISVMTGNERFTDIQESIPGITPKVLAKELKDLEQHQLIKRVVVDDYPVKILYKPEPYADTLTPIIDALKGWGLNHRKRIFSKE; via the coding sequence ATGGCCAATAAAATGGGATACCTGTCCTGCCTTGACACGGTAAAGCCGGTGCGGGATGCGATCGAAGTAATTAATGGCAAATGGAAACTGCCTATCATCATCTCTGTTATGACCGGCAACGAGCGGTTCACCGACATACAGGAGAGTATTCCAGGGATCACCCCGAAGGTTCTGGCCAAGGAGCTCAAGGACCTGGAGCAGCACCAGCTGATAAAGCGCGTGGTAGTGGATGACTACCCGGTGAAGATCCTGTATAAGCCGGAACCCTATGCCGATACCTTAACCCCTATCATCGATGCCTTAAAGGGTTGGGGACTGAACCACCGAAAGAGAATCTTTAGTAAAGAATGA
- a CDS encoding NtaA/DmoA family FMN-dependent monooxygenase (This protein belongs to a clade of FMN-dependent monooxygenases, within a broader family of flavin-dependent oxidoreductases, the luciferase-like monooxygenase (LMM) family, some of whose members use coenzyme F420 rather than FMN.), translating into MESPKEIIDNPSTAGKQMLIGLHLGNGYGSQPGAWRMPGVDPKSYVNFDVIVKQAQAAERGKLHFLFLPDGPSVSADVETQPPGVNMEVMMTLAAIARETKRIGLVATGSTTFNEPYNLAKQFKALDVMSHGRAGWNAVTSSSEEVAAFYGRNIPSSEDRYGRAHEMVQLMQALWGSWGKDAWVHNQESGEFTKKGQVRPINLQGQFVSSSGPLYIPPSEQGQPVIVHAGGSPNAHELAGRFANVVIGSAFTIADARAQRAAFRAAAARYGRDPDELKFFAGIMPTIAKDKRTALDRRIQLTKEHFPQRVAYLERMLGIPLDSTRLNDPLSPAQLKAARPSRYDPRSSHALTIAQEGWSLRDILAHGVIDYHPVTVGPGTEAADHMQKWFEAGAVDGFWILPDVNVDGIDAFVEEVVPILQARGLFHQEYEGKTLRENLGVPYQYGVDPRV; encoded by the coding sequence ATGGAATCACCAAAAGAAATAATAGACAACCCTTCTACCGCCGGCAAGCAGATGCTTATCGGCCTCCACCTCGGGAATGGGTACGGCTCCCAGCCGGGAGCCTGGCGCATGCCTGGAGTAGACCCCAAAAGCTATGTGAATTTTGACGTCATCGTCAAGCAAGCGCAAGCCGCCGAACGGGGTAAATTACATTTCCTGTTTCTGCCTGACGGACCCAGTGTTTCCGCGGATGTAGAAACCCAGCCCCCTGGCGTAAACATGGAGGTGATGATGACCTTGGCAGCCATCGCCCGCGAAACCAAACGCATTGGCTTGGTTGCCACGGGCTCTACCACCTTTAACGAACCGTATAATCTGGCCAAACAATTTAAAGCGCTGGACGTGATGAGCCATGGCCGGGCGGGCTGGAATGCGGTGACGTCGAGTTCGGAGGAGGTCGCTGCCTTTTATGGCCGCAACATCCCCTCCAGCGAAGACCGCTACGGCCGGGCCCACGAAATGGTCCAGTTGATGCAGGCCCTCTGGGGCAGCTGGGGCAAGGACGCCTGGGTGCACAACCAGGAAAGCGGGGAGTTCACCAAAAAGGGGCAGGTGCGGCCCATCAATCTGCAAGGCCAATTTGTGAGTTCGAGCGGCCCGCTCTACATCCCGCCCTCGGAGCAAGGGCAGCCGGTTATCGTGCATGCCGGGGGCAGCCCCAATGCCCATGAGCTGGCCGGACGGTTTGCGAATGTGGTGATAGGCTCCGCCTTTACCATTGCTGACGCCCGGGCGCAACGAGCAGCCTTCCGAGCGGCCGCCGCACGGTACGGACGTGACCCGGATGAGCTTAAGTTTTTTGCGGGAATCATGCCCACGATTGCCAAAGACAAGCGCACTGCCCTAGACCGGCGCATTCAGTTGACGAAGGAGCACTTTCCACAAAGGGTTGCGTATCTGGAGCGTATGCTGGGTATACCGCTCGATAGTACCCGCCTGAACGACCCGCTTAGCCCAGCGCAGCTAAAGGCCGCTCGCCCTTCCCGGTACGACCCCCGCTCCTCCCACGCCCTAACGATTGCCCAAGAAGGCTGGAGCTTGCGGGACATTCTGGCGCACGGGGTCATTGATTACCACCCGGTTACTGTCGGTCCGGGCACGGAAGCGGCCGACCACATGCAGAAGTGGTTTGAGGCGGGAGCCGTTGATGGCTTCTGGATTTTACCCGATGTCAATGTTGATGGGATTGACGCCTTCGTAGAAGAAGTAGTCCCGATTCTGCAGGCACGTGGCTTGTTTCACCAAGAGTACGAAGGGAAGACCTTGCGGGAAAATCTAGGCGTGCCGTATCAGTATGGTGTCGACCCGCGCGTCTAA
- a CDS encoding NAD(P)H-dependent flavin oxidoreductase: MKMINTENRVTEILGIKYPIIQGAMSWITNAEFVASVSNAGGLGMLGPHAGHHTNPTSFDEIFDRLKAEIRKVKTLTDKPFGVPVILSYDLSTVDVIADLLIDEGVKVVLLNGMDGFDYGPLIKKFKGNNMKTIFRSLTPSIENAQYAEKIGADILVATGFDEGGTVPEKVIGTFSIVPMIADTVDIPVMAAGGIADARGVRAAFALGAEGVFAGTVFIATKENPAAENVKQLILTHTASDLLLFKTNPAYYRSIPTPYSRELLAMDEGGKARDEIADKMYTEQGLKVGMLDGDLERGYVTVGNGLSYIKSIRSVKEVVEDLMQDFK, from the coding sequence ATGAAAATGATTAATACAGAAAACCGGGTAACAGAAATTCTAGGGATTAAATATCCAATTATTCAAGGTGCTATGTCTTGGATAACCAATGCAGAATTTGTTGCGTCAGTAAGCAATGCCGGAGGTTTAGGGATGTTAGGCCCTCACGCTGGCCATCATACAAATCCAACATCATTTGACGAAATCTTTGACCGCTTAAAAGCGGAAATTCGAAAAGTCAAAACCTTAACGGATAAGCCCTTTGGGGTGCCGGTAATACTTTCTTACGATTTAAGTACGGTGGATGTTATTGCAGACTTACTGATTGATGAAGGTGTGAAAGTGGTGTTACTGAATGGCATGGATGGCTTTGATTATGGACCTCTAATTAAAAAGTTCAAGGGAAATAATATGAAGACGATTTTCCGTTCACTGACGCCAAGTATTGAGAATGCCCAATATGCAGAGAAAATTGGGGCAGACATCTTGGTTGCTACAGGATTTGATGAAGGCGGTACAGTGCCTGAAAAAGTAATCGGTACTTTTTCAATTGTTCCCATGATTGCTGATACTGTAGATATTCCTGTAATGGCTGCCGGTGGTATTGCAGACGCTCGGGGTGTTCGCGCTGCTTTCGCATTAGGTGCAGAAGGGGTGTTTGCGGGTACTGTTTTTATTGCCACTAAAGAAAATCCTGCTGCCGAAAATGTCAAACAACTTATTCTTACTCACACAGCAAGCGACCTACTGTTATTTAAAACTAATCCAGCCTACTATAGGTCAATACCCACACCATATAGCCGTGAACTTTTGGCGATGGATGAAGGTGGAAAAGCCCGGGATGAAATTGCCGACAAAATGTATACTGAACAGGGGCTAAAAGTTGGGATGCTGGATGGTGACCTGGAAAGAGGATATGTTACTGTAGGAAATGGATTGTCATACATTAAAAGTATCCGTAGCGTGAAAGAAGTTGTTGAGGACTTGATGCAGGATTTTAAATAG
- a CDS encoding NADPH-dependent F420 reductase: protein MRIGIIGAGLIGSIIAKKLVKAGHAVKISNEFPPEQLKDVEERTGATATTIDEAIEDAEVVITSVPNKALPGFKEKFSRLGENVVFIDTSNYFPARDNYVIEEIEAGKPESVWVSEQLGRPVVKAFNSLLGYTLEHEGTAKGTKGRIAMAIAGDVPEHKKVASQLVDAIGFDPLDSGSLEDSWRLQPGTPAYCTELTIEELEKALNPENIHRERSAELRDLSLQRLAGYGEKITSALGKGEYVEGFTSKHIVNLYRELFFPADGLK, encoded by the coding sequence ATGAGAATTGGAATAATCGGAGCAGGATTGATCGGATCTATCATTGCCAAAAAGTTAGTTAAAGCAGGTCATGCTGTAAAAATTTCAAACGAATTTCCGCCAGAACAATTAAAGGATGTAGAAGAAAGAACCGGAGCGACTGCAACAACAATTGATGAAGCTATCGAAGATGCAGAAGTGGTGATTACATCTGTTCCCAATAAAGCATTACCAGGCTTTAAAGAAAAGTTTAGTCGTTTGGGAGAAAATGTGGTGTTCATTGATACCTCCAACTATTTCCCAGCAAGGGACAATTATGTTATAGAGGAAATCGAAGCAGGTAAACCTGAAAGTGTTTGGGTAAGCGAACAATTAGGGAGGCCTGTAGTGAAAGCCTTTAACAGTTTACTTGGTTACACGCTGGAACACGAAGGAACAGCAAAGGGAACTAAAGGTCGTATTGCTATGGCAATCGCTGGTGATGTTCCTGAACATAAAAAAGTTGCGTCACAATTAGTAGATGCTATTGGTTTTGACCCTTTAGATAGCGGTTCCCTTGAAGATTCCTGGAGACTGCAGCCCGGAACTCCAGCTTATTGTACCGAATTAACAATTGAGGAGTTGGAGAAAGCCCTTAATCCTGAAAACATTCACAGGGAAAGGTCCGCTGAATTAAGGGACCTATCTCTTCAGAGATTAGCGGGATATGGTGAGAAAATTACATCGGCTTTAGGAAAAGGAGAGTATGTTGAAGGTTTCACCAGCAAACACATAGTCAACCTTTACAGAGAATTATTTTTCCCTGCAGACGGGCTTAAATAG
- a CDS encoding SDR family NAD(P)-dependent oxidoreductase, translating into MKKLENKVALITGAAQGIGAESALRMAEEGAIVIVADLSEDLGVKTVDLIKSKGGKADFIKIDVTKEEEWINGIAEIKSKYGALHILVNNAGIGRPSPITEMSYETFRLVFAINLDGMFLGMKHAIPLMTQSNGGSIINLSSTASKKAYANMSAYCASKAGLAQLTKVAALECAQNRTGIRVNSIHPGIIETPAWDSLGALNGADPSTKVDLDQMAEATVALGYKGKPKDIANAIIYLASEESSYVTGSELTVDGGQAIL; encoded by the coding sequence ATGAAAAAGTTAGAAAACAAAGTAGCATTGATTACAGGTGCTGCCCAAGGAATTGGCGCTGAATCGGCTTTGAGAATGGCTGAAGAAGGTGCAATAGTAATTGTTGCTGATTTAAGTGAAGACTTAGGTGTTAAAACTGTCGATTTGATAAAATCTAAAGGTGGTAAAGCAGATTTTATTAAAATTGATGTTACTAAAGAAGAAGAATGGATCAACGGTATTGCAGAAATTAAATCAAAATATGGTGCTTTACACATATTAGTAAATAATGCAGGGATCGGAAGGCCTTCTCCTATCACCGAAATGAGTTATGAAACTTTCAGGTTAGTGTTTGCAATCAATTTGGATGGAATGTTCCTGGGAATGAAGCACGCTATTCCGTTAATGACACAAAGCAATGGTGGAAGTATTATCAACCTGTCTTCTACAGCCTCAAAAAAAGCCTATGCAAATATGTCGGCTTACTGTGCCAGTAAGGCTGGTCTCGCACAATTGACAAAAGTTGCAGCGCTAGAATGTGCACAAAACAGGACAGGAATACGTGTAAACTCTATACATCCAGGGATAATTGAAACACCGGCTTGGGATTCTTTAGGGGCGCTTAATGGTGCTGATCCCTCTACAAAAGTTGATTTGGATCAGATGGCAGAAGCTACAGTTGCTCTGGGATATAAAGGCAAACCAAAGGATATCGCGAACGCCATTATATACCTAGCTAGTGAAGAAAGTAGCTATGTGACTGGTAGTGAACTTACAGTTGATGGCGGTCAGGCTATTTTATAA
- a CDS encoding LLM class flavin-dependent oxidoreductase, giving the protein MKDKQDIAYSILELAIVSQGNTIKQTLNDSLALAREAEANNYKRIWFAEHHNSDSIASSATTLLIGYVAENTSTIRVGSGGIMLPNHSPLIVAEQFGTLAHLYPNRIDMGLGRAPGTDQATAQAIRSDFMQLAQRFPQEVAKIQQYFSPENKSATVRASVAEGTGVPLYILGSSTDSAHLAAKKGLPYAFASHFASTHLLNALRIYRQEFQPSEFLEEAYTMAGVNVYIADTDEEAERLFTSLIRMFVGVFTGARDPLHPPTDYTEDLREMFQHPSLHQMLKYSFVGSKQTVKKEIEEFLGQTRVNELIAVSTMYDIHDRLKSARLFAEIMVEINEGR; this is encoded by the coding sequence ATGAAAGATAAACAAGATATAGCCTACTCAATTTTAGAGCTTGCTATTGTCTCCCAGGGGAACACCATCAAGCAGACCCTGAATGATTCATTGGCACTGGCAAGAGAGGCGGAGGCAAATAACTATAAACGCATCTGGTTTGCCGAGCACCATAACTCAGATAGTATCGCCAGCAGTGCCACAACATTGCTCATCGGGTACGTTGCCGAGAACACCTCTACCATCAGGGTGGGCTCAGGTGGCATCATGCTTCCCAACCACTCCCCTTTGATCGTGGCGGAGCAGTTCGGCACCCTTGCCCATCTGTACCCCAACCGAATCGATATGGGCCTAGGGAGGGCACCTGGCACGGACCAGGCAACAGCCCAGGCCATACGGTCAGATTTCATGCAGCTGGCACAACGGTTCCCCCAGGAAGTGGCTAAAATCCAACAGTACTTTTCCCCGGAAAACAAGAGCGCCACGGTCAGGGCTAGTGTGGCGGAAGGCACGGGCGTGCCGCTGTATATATTGGGGTCCAGCACGGACAGCGCCCACTTGGCGGCAAAGAAGGGGTTGCCCTACGCCTTTGCCAGCCATTTCGCCTCAACCCACCTACTCAACGCTTTGAGGATTTACAGGCAGGAATTCCAGCCTTCTGAGTTCCTGGAGGAAGCCTACACCATGGCTGGGGTAAATGTCTATATTGCAGACACCGACGAGGAGGCGGAAAGGCTGTTCACCAGCCTGATCAGAATGTTTGTGGGCGTGTTCACCGGAGCCAGGGATCCACTGCATCCGCCTACAGATTATACTGAGGACCTGAGGGAGATGTTCCAGCATCCTTCCCTGCACCAGATGCTGAAGTATTCCTTTGTGGGGAGCAAGCAAACCGTTAAGAAGGAAATAGAGGAGTTTCTAGGCCAAACCCGCGTGAACGAGCTGATTGCCGTTTCCACCATGTACGATATACATGACCGGCTAAAATCTGCCCGGCTATTTGCAGAGATAATGGTGGAAATAAATGAAGGTAGGTAA
- a CDS encoding transposase — protein sequence MESLVLKQGAASVENRLQKAGTEHQDVNKEANPSSGLYITAPEHQLKRLERRWQRLNERPTGAVGSTNEKAQLLSNKTHYSPHDPDARVSVKPGKARKLNYHCSMAVDTAKGVISHVRADFADGRDSQHLPSLVMQVQGRLRANGLLMQELLADAGYSNGSNYHMLELQGITGWIPVFGKYKPEIAGFPYDKEHDRYTCPMGKPLPFMGFDRTADGRLLKNYWAAPADCRQCASKPTCAPKARCRKITRTAYDAQYQRAYARQNSRRGKRMKKLRQSTVEPVFGSLVQHYGLRKINVLGKSGAHKVMLLAAIAFNLKKYMKFKPTKSVIMVTALEKERQQEFRGGPFIFSLLFFN from the coding sequence ATGGAGAGCCTGGTTCTCAAGCAAGGTGCCGCATCCGTAGAAAACCGCTTACAAAAAGCAGGTACAGAGCATCAGGATGTGAATAAAGAAGCGAATCCGTCTTCCGGGCTGTATATCACTGCTCCCGAACACCAACTCAAGCGGCTTGAGAGGCGCTGGCAGCGGCTGAATGAGCGCCCCACAGGGGCTGTCGGATCAACCAATGAAAAGGCGCAGCTGCTCAGCAACAAGACGCACTACTCCCCGCACGATCCCGATGCCCGCGTTTCTGTCAAGCCCGGCAAAGCCAGGAAGCTCAATTACCACTGCAGCATGGCCGTGGACACGGCCAAAGGCGTGATCAGTCATGTACGGGCAGACTTTGCCGACGGCAGGGACAGCCAGCACCTGCCGTCCCTGGTGATGCAGGTGCAAGGCAGGCTCAGAGCCAATGGTCTGCTGATGCAGGAGTTGCTGGCCGATGCCGGCTACTCCAACGGCTCCAATTACCACATGCTCGAGCTGCAGGGCATCACTGGGTGGATACCCGTGTTCGGCAAGTACAAGCCGGAGATAGCGGGCTTTCCCTATGACAAGGAGCATGACCGCTACACCTGCCCCATGGGAAAGCCGCTTCCTTTCATGGGCTTTGACCGCACTGCGGACGGCAGGCTGCTGAAGAACTACTGGGCGGCCCCGGCGGACTGCAGGCAGTGCGCGTCCAAACCCACCTGCGCCCCCAAAGCCCGGTGCCGGAAAATAACTCGCACGGCCTATGACGCGCAGTACCAGCGGGCATACGCCAGGCAGAACAGCAGGCGCGGCAAGCGCATGAAAAAACTTCGTCAGAGCACGGTGGAACCGGTGTTCGGGAGCCTGGTGCAGCACTATGGCCTGCGCAAGATCAATGTCCTGGGAAAATCAGGGGCGCATAAAGTCATGCTCCTGGCTGCCATTGCCTTCAATTTAAAGAAGTACATGAAGTTCAAGCCAACCAAATCCGTGATCATGGTCACGGCGCTGGAAAAAGAGCGCCAACAGGAATTTAGAGGCGGTCCCTTTATATTTTCACTGCTCTTCTTCAACTAA
- a CDS encoding transposase encodes MFFKLCLVGYLENIVSDRKLIEHCSLRLDLLYFLDYQLDEPLPWHSTLSEHPPAVPRGLVRIAV; translated from the coding sequence GTGTTCTTCAAGCTCTGCCTGGTGGGTTACCTGGAGAACATCGTCTCAGACAGAAAACTCATCGAGCACTGCAGCCTGCGGCTGGACCTGCTCTACTTTCTGGACTACCAGCTCGACGAGCCGCTGCCCTGGCACTCCACCCTCTCTGAGCACCCGCCAGCTGTACCCCGAGGCCTTGTTCGAATCGCTGTTTGA
- the gap gene encoding type I glyceraldehyde-3-phosphate dehydrogenase yields the protein MSKIKVAINGFGRIGRLTFKALLQKENVEVVAINDLTDTKTLAHLLKYDSVHGRFDGTVEASEGGIIVNGTEIKITAEREPKNLPWGQLGVDVVLESTGRFVDEAGAGGHLEAGARKVVISAPAKGDIKTVVLGVNEDVLTGEETIVSNASCTTNCLAPMAKVLDDAFGIEKGYITTVHAYTADQNLQDGPHKDLRRARAAAYSIVPTSTGAAKAVGLVLPHLKGKLDGVAMRVPIPDGSLTDLTCILKRPVTKEEINAAVKKAAEGELKGILQYTEDPIVSIDIVGNTHSCIFDAEMTSANETLVKVVGWYDNEAGYSNRAADLITRLG from the coding sequence ATGTCTAAAATTAAAGTTGCAATCAACGGCTTTGGCCGAATTGGCAGGCTAACTTTCAAGGCCCTGCTTCAGAAAGAGAATGTAGAGGTGGTTGCTATCAACGACCTGACTGATACAAAAACGCTTGCACACCTACTGAAGTATGATTCTGTGCATGGCAGATTCGATGGCACGGTAGAAGCCTCTGAAGGTGGGATCATCGTGAACGGAACAGAAATCAAAATCACTGCTGAGCGTGAACCAAAGAACCTTCCTTGGGGTCAGCTTGGTGTTGATGTAGTATTGGAATCTACTGGTCGCTTTGTTGACGAAGCCGGTGCAGGTGGTCACCTGGAGGCTGGTGCGCGTAAAGTAGTTATCTCTGCTCCAGCTAAAGGCGACATCAAAACAGTTGTACTTGGTGTGAACGAGGACGTACTGACTGGCGAAGAGACAATCGTTTCTAACGCTTCTTGTACTACAAACTGCCTTGCTCCAATGGCAAAAGTACTTGACGATGCTTTCGGTATCGAAAAAGGATATATTACTACTGTACACGCTTATACTGCTGACCAAAACCTGCAGGATGGTCCTCACAAAGACCTGCGTCGTGCTCGTGCAGCTGCTTATTCTATCGTACCAACCTCTACAGGTGCCGCTAAGGCTGTAGGTCTGGTATTGCCTCATCTGAAAGGTAAATTGGATGGTGTAGCAATGCGTGTTCCAATTCCAGATGGTTCACTGACTGACCTGACTTGTATCCTGAAGAGACCGGTTACTAAAGAGGAAATCAACGCTGCTGTTAAGAAGGCTGCTGAAGGTGAACTGAAAGGTATTCTGCAGTACACTGAGGATCCAATCGTATCAATCGACATCGTGGGTAACACTCACTCTTGTATTTTCGATGCGGAAATGACTTCAGCTAACGAAACACTTGTCAAGGTTGTTGGCTGGTACGACAACGAAGCTGGTTACTCTAACCGTGCTGCTGACTTGATCACTCGTTTAGGCTAA
- a CDS encoding universal stress protein, whose translation MRRILVPTDFSEEARNAYEVAISIARRTGAAIKLLHVVETPYYSSNFSATGDVMLGSDNMEQVFMLRLLESTKSQMNELLRSLPHDGVEVVQEVDVDRPISKIRRTIKEDNVDLVVMGSKGSSGLDEFLIGSNTEKVVRTAECPVLTVKHRIPNFNVREIVLASDFKREIGHAMSHFKNFQELFGARLHLVYINTPGAFESSSNLRQKLQYTAEKYSLQNYSINIYNDVMEEDGILHFANDIQADLIMMATHGRTGLAHLLSGSIAEDLVNHTRIPVLTVHLK comes from the coding sequence ATGAGAAGGATTTTAGTACCCACTGATTTTTCGGAGGAAGCACGTAATGCTTATGAGGTAGCTATCTCAATAGCTCGCCGTACAGGAGCGGCCATAAAGCTACTTCATGTGGTTGAAACACCTTATTACTCCTCTAATTTTAGTGCCACCGGTGATGTGATGCTTGGCTCCGACAACATGGAGCAGGTGTTTATGCTGCGCCTACTAGAGAGCACAAAAAGCCAGATGAATGAATTGTTGCGTAGCCTGCCACACGATGGGGTAGAAGTGGTACAAGAGGTGGATGTAGACAGGCCAATCAGCAAAATCAGGAGAACCATAAAAGAGGATAATGTTGATTTAGTAGTAATGGGCTCGAAAGGGTCAAGCGGGTTAGACGAGTTTCTGATTGGTTCCAATACAGAAAAAGTGGTACGCACAGCAGAGTGCCCGGTACTGACGGTTAAACACCGCATACCGAATTTTAATGTGCGTGAAATCGTATTAGCCTCCGATTTTAAGCGCGAAATCGGGCATGCTATGAGCCACTTTAAGAACTTCCAGGAGCTTTTTGGGGCACGTTTGCACCTGGTATACATTAACACACCTGGCGCCTTCGAGTCAAGCTCAAACCTGCGGCAGAAGTTGCAGTACACAGCCGAGAAGTATAGTCTTCAGAACTATAGTATCAATATCTATAACGATGTGATGGAGGAAGATGGCATTCTGCATTTTGCAAACGACATTCAGGCAGACCTGATTATGATGGCTACCCACGGTAGAACAGGCTTGGCTCATCTGCTCAGCGGAAGTATAGCTGAGGACCTGGTGAACCACACACGTATTCCCGTGCTGACAGTTCACTTGAAGTAA